A genomic stretch from Capricornis sumatraensis isolate serow.1 chromosome 4, serow.2, whole genome shotgun sequence includes:
- the LOC138077925 gene encoding retinol dehydrogenase 16-like, protein MWLYLAVLVVLYYLLRWYRERQMVSHLQDKFVFITGCDSGFGNLLARQLDLRGLRVLAACLTEQGAEQLRNQTSDRLQTVILDVTKTDSVAAATKWVKEHVGDRGLWGLVNNAGISTPTAPNEWLTKQDFMKILDVNLLGVIDVTLSVLPLVRKARGRVVNVSSIMGRVALFGGGYCMSKYGVEAFSDSLRRELSYFGVKVVMIEPGYFSTNVTSPKALSQGLQASWNQTSPEIKELYGEKFMANFMKSVNLLETTCCQDLSLVTNCMEHALTACHPRTRYSPGWDAKFIYLPMSYLPSFLVDLMVYWSNPQPAKAL, encoded by the exons ATGTGGCTGTACCTGGCGGTCCTCGTGGTCCTGTACTACCTCCTGCGCTGGTACCGGGAGAGGCAGATGGTGAGCCACCTCCAGGACAAGTTCGTCTTCATCACGGGCTGTGACTCCGGCTTCGGGAACCTGCTGGCCAGGCAGCTGGACCTGAGAGGCTTGAGAGTCCTGGCTGCGTGTCTGACAGAGCAAGGGGCTGAACAGCTGAGGAACCAGACATCAGACAGGCTGCAGACGGTGATCCTGGACGTCACCAAGACAGATAGTGTTGCTGCGGCAACCAAGTGGGTGAAGGAGCATGTAGGGGACAGAG GACTCTGGGGTCTGGTGAATAATGCCGGCATCTCCACACCCACTGCACCCAATGAGTGGCTGACCAAACAGGACTTCATGAAGATTCTGGATGTGAACCTGTTGGGGGTGATTGATGTCACCCTGAGTGTGCTGCCCCTGGTGCGGAAGGCAAGGGGCCGTGTGGTCAACGTCTCCAGCATCATGGGCCGGGTGGCCCTCTTTGGTGGAGGCTATTGCATGTCCAAGTATGGTGTGGAGGCCTTCTCAGACTCCCTCAG GAGGGAGCTCTCCTACTTTGGGGTGAAGGTGGTTATGATCGAGCCTGGTTATTTCAGCACCAATGTGACCAGCCCTAAGGCACTTTCTCAGGGCCTCCAGGCATCATGGAATCAGACCAGCCCAGAGATCAAGGAACTCTATGGAGAGAAGTTCATGGCTAACT TCATGAAATCCGTCAACTTGTTGGAGACAACCTGCTGCCAGGACCTGTCCTTGGTGACCAACTGCATGGAGCACGCCCTGACCGCCTGCCACCCCCGCACCCGATACTCACCTGGCTGGGATGCCAAGTTCATCTACCTCCCCATGAGCTACCTGCCCAGCTTCC